A stretch of the Spartobacteria bacterium genome encodes the following:
- a CDS encoding HAMP domain-containing protein — protein sequence MVYIQSPVKTAIKEKTRNFMKNMLTSFRNLRLSTRMLIQIGCVTLLVFIGMIAVIAQVTGAMAEKNALAYVEELGERYGTEVQMTVEEAFDTASLEAETLRAMMELDLHNRDLFIKNAELFLKAKTKLSGCWCIFEPNAFDGKDADYKNLYERNKSGQFAPYWYRDGDSITMTMCGEDELKDDNINGYYRIPRETGKSYITPPTSYMIDGKPILMTSICYPIHYNGKNIGVAGADFYMDALSDLVGTIHPYGTGYAFMLTDEGIVTAHSNSDLLGKSFTEGYKDEALVSALQKALKSDTTTKIDATIGSDESLLIAIPIDFEDCDINWYLIVSVPKKQVYAEAGAVVFRTMLSGVLAFLLLLITVYFLARSIAKPLVNLTDTAKQISAGNFDMELATTRRDEVGQLTGAFDNVVQTLRAIQQQFADAATAAKSGDLSFRADATAFDGGFGDIVNVVNNVLNNIAAPLKETISVMQKVAANDLTSRVNEQVQGDYLKLAQSVNAAVQQLVLIQDLMGHIALGDLSDMDHLKALGKRSEADQIIPAAIQMMEALNSLVADAHLLTDAGLNGNLSVRADVDQHNGVYQRIIEGVNQTMDILVERLRTAGSVLDKIAHGDVLEEITEELKGDYNINKQNVNTCVKVLNGLQEEIRQLVQAGVDGRLTVRVDAEAYEGGWKGIVQGLNQIMETVVTPLDEAGSVLRQAADGNLSVRMSGDYKGQLLELRNHMNDTLGSLDDALRLVAESAGEVRSGSDQINDASQALSQGATEQASALEEISSSMQQVASQTKTNAENASLANNLSNAARTSAEEGSQQMGDMVHAMTAINDSSQQIAKIIKVIDDIAFQTNLLALNAAVEAARAGVHGKGFAVVADEVRNLAGRSAKAARETAELIEKSGDKVSTGLTMAEQTSKSFAGIVGEIVKVTDLVGEIAAASSEQAEGVSQINLGLQQVDQVTQQNTAAAEETASASTELKGQAEVLLNLIQKFSLSRRTSKRLESPQKRINKTSEKRTNINMAPASKKSGWGESSSSVNPDEVINLDDNEFGRF from the coding sequence ATGGTTTATATACAATCACCTGTAAAAACGGCAATCAAAGAAAAAACAAGGAACTTCATGAAAAACATGCTTACCTCCTTCAGGAATCTGAGACTAAGTACACGGATGCTCATTCAAATCGGGTGTGTCACCTTATTAGTGTTTATTGGCATGATTGCCGTCATTGCACAGGTGACCGGAGCCATGGCAGAAAAGAATGCACTGGCCTATGTGGAGGAACTGGGCGAGCGTTACGGAACAGAAGTTCAAATGACGGTGGAAGAAGCCTTTGATACGGCTTCGCTGGAGGCAGAAACATTACGGGCCATGATGGAGCTGGATCTGCATAACCGTGATTTATTTATAAAAAATGCCGAGTTATTCCTCAAAGCAAAAACGAAATTAAGCGGTTGCTGGTGTATCTTCGAGCCAAACGCTTTTGATGGTAAAGACGCCGATTATAAAAATCTATACGAACGCAATAAAAGCGGACAATTTGCCCCCTACTGGTATCGCGACGGGGACTCCATAACCATGACGATGTGCGGTGAAGACGAACTTAAAGACGACAATATAAACGGATATTATCGCATCCCTCGCGAGACAGGGAAATCATACATCACGCCTCCAACCAGCTACATGATTGACGGCAAACCAATACTCATGACAAGCATATGCTATCCAATTCATTACAACGGGAAAAACATCGGCGTCGCAGGGGCTGATTTTTACATGGACGCCTTATCTGATCTGGTAGGCACCATTCATCCTTACGGGACGGGATACGCCTTTATGCTCACTGATGAAGGCATTGTTACAGCGCACAGCAATAGCGACCTTCTGGGGAAATCATTCACCGAAGGATACAAGGATGAAGCCCTGGTTTCAGCACTGCAAAAGGCGCTAAAATCAGATACGACAACAAAAATAGATGCAACAATTGGTTCGGACGAAAGTCTGCTAATTGCGATTCCCATTGATTTTGAAGATTGCGACATCAATTGGTATCTCATCGTCAGCGTGCCCAAAAAGCAGGTCTATGCGGAAGCGGGTGCCGTTGTTTTCCGCACCATGCTTTCCGGCGTACTGGCCTTTCTCCTTCTTTTGATCACTGTATATTTCCTGGCCCGCAGTATTGCCAAACCCCTTGTAAACCTGACTGATACAGCAAAGCAGATTTCCGCTGGCAATTTCGATATGGAGCTTGCAACCACCCGACGTGACGAAGTGGGACAATTAACCGGTGCATTCGACAATGTAGTACAGACACTGCGTGCCATACAACAGCAGTTTGCTGACGCAGCGACAGCGGCCAAATCCGGGGATTTGTCTTTTCGGGCCGACGCCACCGCATTTGATGGCGGATTTGGCGATATCGTTAATGTAGTGAACAATGTGCTGAACAACATTGCCGCCCCTCTAAAAGAAACCATTTCCGTCATGCAGAAAGTGGCGGCCAACGACTTGACCAGCCGCGTAAACGAACAGGTTCAGGGAGATTACCTAAAACTGGCACAGAGCGTAAATGCTGCGGTACAGCAGCTGGTGCTCATTCAGGACTTAATGGGACACATTGCTCTGGGTGATTTATCCGATATGGATCATTTGAAAGCACTGGGGAAACGGTCGGAAGCCGACCAGATCATCCCCGCCGCCATACAAATGATGGAAGCACTGAACAGTCTGGTTGCCGATGCCCATCTCCTGACCGACGCCGGACTGAACGGCAACTTGTCTGTTCGCGCAGATGTTGACCAGCACAACGGTGTTTACCAACGAATTATCGAAGGCGTGAATCAGACGATGGATATCCTGGTCGAACGGTTGCGGACAGCAGGCAGTGTGCTGGATAAAATAGCCCATGGCGACGTACTGGAAGAAATTACCGAGGAGCTGAAGGGTGATTACAATATCAACAAACAAAATGTAAACACCTGCGTGAAAGTGCTCAACGGACTGCAGGAGGAAATCAGGCAGCTTGTACAGGCTGGTGTAGATGGTCGCCTAACAGTGCGTGTGGATGCGGAAGCCTATGAAGGCGGCTGGAAGGGCATTGTACAAGGATTAAATCAAATCATGGAGACCGTTGTAACCCCGCTGGATGAAGCCGGGTCAGTACTGCGACAGGCAGCCGACGGAAATCTCTCCGTACGCATGAGCGGCGACTATAAGGGACAGCTGCTGGAACTGCGAAACCACATGAACGACACCCTGGGCAGCCTGGACGACGCATTACGGCTCGTTGCAGAATCTGCCGGGGAAGTGAGAAGCGGATCAGATCAGATCAACGACGCCAGTCAGGCTCTCTCTCAGGGTGCCACAGAACAGGCATCGGCTCTCGAGGAAATCAGCAGCTCCATGCAACAGGTGGCATCACAAACCAAAACCAATGCCGAGAATGCCTCTCTGGCCAACAACCTGTCCAATGCCGCACGAACGTCGGCAGAAGAAGGAAGCCAGCAGATGGGCGATATGGTCCATGCCATGACGGCTATCAATGACTCCAGCCAGCAGATTGCCAAAATCATCAAAGTCATTGATGATATCGCTTTCCAGACCAACCTTCTGGCACTAAATGCAGCAGTGGAAGCCGCACGGGCCGGAGTCCACGGTAAAGGTTTTGCCGTGGTGGCCGATGAAGTCCGGAATCTTGCCGGGCGCAGTGCCAAGGCCGCGCGTGAAACGGCAGAGCTGATCGAAAAATCAGGAGACAAAGTGTCAACGGGCTTGACCATGGCCGAACAGACATCCAAATCCTTCGCCGGCATTGTTGGTGAAATCGTTAAAGTGACTGACCTTGTGGGCGAAATTGCAGCCGCATCCAGTGAACAGGCAGAAGGCGTCTCACAGATCAACTTAGGGCTGCAGCAGGTGGATCAGGTCACCCAGCAGAATACGGCGGCGGCAGAAGAAACGGCCTCGGCATCCACAGAACTGAAAGGTCAGGCCGAAGTGCTTCTCAATCTTATTCAGAAATTCAGCTTAAGCCGGCGTACAAGTAAACGACTGGAATCCCCTCAGAAGCGGATTAATAAAACCAGTGAAAAAAGGACCAACATCAACATGGCCCCTGCATCGAAAAAATCCGGTTGGGGTGAATCATCCAGCTCGGTTAATCCCGATGAAGTCATTAATCTTGACGACAATGAATTTGGCCGTTTTTAA
- the def gene encoding peptide deformylase codes for MILDVCTYGNPVLREKSRKVTEVDDHIRALAENMIETMHQSSGVGLAAQQVGHTESICVIDVPQEALEDDDGSADVAYPFILLNPEITAVSAKTTGMEEGCLSFPRIYASVNRPVFIELTYTDLEGHSKALKTGGFLARVIQHEVDHLSGVVFVDRISHVKKIALSGRIKKLIRQTKDKLHPSM; via the coding sequence ATGATTTTAGATGTTTGCACGTATGGAAATCCTGTCTTGAGAGAAAAAAGCAGGAAGGTGACGGAGGTGGATGATCACATCCGCGCATTGGCAGAAAATATGATTGAAACAATGCATCAATCCAGCGGAGTCGGCTTGGCTGCACAGCAGGTAGGTCATACAGAATCGATTTGTGTGATTGATGTTCCGCAAGAAGCACTGGAAGACGATGACGGCAGTGCAGACGTGGCTTATCCGTTCATTTTACTCAATCCTGAAATCACCGCTGTTTCCGCAAAGACGACGGGAATGGAAGAGGGCTGTCTCAGCTTTCCGCGTATTTATGCGTCAGTGAATCGTCCTGTATTCATCGAGCTGACCTATACCGATCTGGAAGGGCATAGCAAGGCTCTGAAAACAGGTGGATTTCTGGCGAGAGTGATTCAGCATGAGGTGGATCATTTGTCCGGTGTTGTCTTTGTAGATCGTATTTCTCACGTGAAAAAAATAGCGTTATCCGGCCGAATAAAGAAATTAATTCGTCAGACCAAAGACAAATTACATCCCAGCATGTAA
- a CDS encoding glycosyltransferase family 2 protein, producing MNQSEAFQIIGQASSESPELTVVVPFYNAALYLDEMLESVLQQQGVAFEVVLIDDASTDVSLSVAMKWMQRDARITLGTLAVNRGPAHARNCAAALSRSEWLCPFDADDVMLPQSLSPYFDYVRYNDSTFWGYCGLYIQSNTETGPAQQMINHFDFIRELERNILCHGMCLVKKRFFDLVGGYNASLRTREDYDFFLRLMEYADPVFYARATYLYRRHEGNISRATGRDVTASYPHMLLRQRLLSDTDEPVVRLRRECMMLGLSLLDADRNEKWNDAAQFAAVLRQRGVISHRLDMIEVNTLVGHGEYDAAWRRLEVWFCTDLENEDRFVFEQQRAIEFAIRVGLKFPVEKYRSQLESLLEQAWYWKVDSFESGAYWLRELQQHMQ from the coding sequence ATGAACCAATCAGAGGCTTTTCAGATTATTGGACAGGCGTCTTCAGAATCTCCTGAACTAACGGTTGTTGTTCCGTTTTATAATGCCGCATTATACTTGGACGAGATGCTTGAATCGGTCTTGCAGCAGCAGGGGGTTGCGTTTGAAGTGGTGCTTATTGATGATGCCTCTACCGATGTGTCGCTGTCCGTGGCCATGAAGTGGATGCAGAGGGATGCGCGGATTACGCTGGGGACATTGGCCGTAAATCGCGGTCCGGCCCATGCCCGAAACTGTGCTGCGGCGTTGAGCCGTTCGGAGTGGCTTTGCCCGTTTGATGCCGATGATGTGATGCTTCCTCAGTCGCTGTCGCCCTACTTTGATTATGTAAGGTACAATGATTCGACGTTTTGGGGCTACTGCGGCCTTTATATTCAATCGAACACGGAGACGGGGCCCGCACAGCAGATGATTAATCATTTTGATTTCATTCGGGAGCTGGAACGAAACATCCTGTGTCATGGCATGTGTCTGGTAAAAAAACGCTTTTTTGATTTAGTGGGCGGCTATAATGCCTCGCTTCGTACCCGGGAGGATTACGATTTTTTTCTCCGCCTGATGGAATATGCGGATCCGGTTTTTTATGCTCGCGCGACCTATCTATATCGTCGCCATGAAGGCAATATATCTCGTGCTACCGGAAGGGATGTAACCGCGTCATATCCGCACATGCTGTTGCGGCAGAGATTGTTGTCAGATACGGATGAGCCAGTGGTTCGTTTACGTCGCGAATGCATGATGCTGGGGCTTTCTCTGCTGGATGCGGATCGAAATGAAAAATGGAATGATGCGGCCCAGTTTGCCGCAGTGTTGCGACAGCGAGGCGTTATCAGTCATCGACTGGATATGATTGAAGTGAATACTCTGGTGGGCCACGGCGAATATGACGCAGCTTGGCGTCGTCTTGAAGTCTGGTTCTGTACGGATCTGGAGAATGAAGACCGTTTTGTTTTTGAGCAACAGCGTGCGATTGAGTTTGCCATTCGTGTAGGATTGAAGTTTCCCGTTGAAAAATACAGGTCGCAACTGGAATCGCTATTGGAGCAGGCCTGGTATTGGAAGGTCGATTCGTTTGAATCCGGTGCCTACTGGCTTAGAGAGCTGCAACAGCATATGCAGTAA
- the sfsA gene encoding DNA/RNA nuclease SfsA — translation MDRLFTSLTVKDWVQGHLVKRKNRFVATVQLDSGALEDVYCPNTGAMTGFLDEGVPVMLSRANSASRKYPNTWEWAGLPSGWVGINTLRANGLVEEIIRKHWCEQLSDLVVVQAEKSVSEGSRFDFLCRDDVQGRDCLVEVKSVTLSDGAGGARFPDAVTARGAKHVNLLADYAKKGWRCVVVYLIQRDDCHTFKVADTIDPIYAASIRNARLAGVETVACAVCPVPEQGIYFSRTVPDGDINHVTGEL, via the coding sequence ATGGATAGGCTGTTTACCTCGCTGACGGTGAAGGATTGGGTGCAGGGGCACCTTGTGAAGCGTAAAAATCGTTTTGTGGCCACGGTGCAGCTGGACAGTGGTGCATTGGAAGACGTGTATTGCCCGAATACGGGAGCCATGACGGGGTTTTTAGATGAAGGGGTTCCCGTGATGCTTTCACGGGCGAATTCTGCTTCGCGTAAGTATCCGAATACCTGGGAGTGGGCGGGACTGCCTTCCGGCTGGGTGGGAATCAATACGTTGCGTGCCAATGGACTGGTGGAAGAAATCATCAGGAAGCACTGGTGTGAACAGCTGTCGGATCTTGTGGTTGTTCAAGCCGAGAAATCGGTTTCGGAAGGATCGCGCTTTGATTTTTTATGCAGAGATGATGTGCAGGGAAGGGACTGCCTTGTAGAGGTCAAGAGTGTGACTCTCAGTGACGGAGCAGGCGGGGCACGGTTTCCTGATGCCGTGACGGCCCGGGGTGCGAAGCATGTGAATCTCCTTGCGGACTACGCTAAAAAAGGATGGCGCTGTGTGGTTGTATACCTCATTCAGCGGGATGACTGTCATACGTTTAAGGTGGCTGATACCATTGATCCGATTTATGCCGCATCCATCAGGAATGCGCGACTTGCCGGAGTAGAGACGGTGGCGTGTGCCGTGTGTCCGGTTCCGGAACAGGGCATCTATTTTTCGCGCACGGTACCAGACGGCGATATTAACCATGTAACAGGTGAATTATGA
- a CDS encoding response regulator, translating into MKRIMVADDSGTARMFTVRCLQVLGYKDAEIVEVTNGLDALGELNKGVFDLLITDLTMPMMDGMELVRTIAGESAFKDLSIIVVTSAGNPARERELNEYGAKIVSKPISPAKLAKALQPQQSTGWGA; encoded by the coding sequence ATGAAAAGGATTATGGTTGCAGATGACTCAGGGACAGCGCGGATGTTCACCGTTCGATGCTTGCAGGTTCTTGGGTACAAAGACGCAGAAATTGTGGAGGTGACCAATGGACTGGACGCCTTGGGTGAGCTGAATAAAGGGGTCTTTGACCTGCTCATAACGGATCTGACGATGCCCATGATGGACGGCATGGAACTGGTTCGAACGATCGCAGGCGAATCAGCATTTAAAGATTTATCGATTATCGTTGTAACGAGTGCCGGAAATCCGGCGCGTGAGCGTGAATTAAACGAATATGGAGCGAAGATCGTTAGTAAACCTATATCACCTGCTAAATTGGCTAAGGCTCTGCAACCTCAGCAATCTACAGGATGGGGAGCATAA
- a CDS encoding HDOD domain-containing protein: MSVVESIVSSIRRLPPLSDAGARLISMADKDSVSAGAMAQVISRDPTLAAQILRVANSAAFRRRERIESIQFAISLLGNRTVMGVVMGFCLSSYYAKPLRGYSAQEGALWSHSLCSAIAAQMVARLAIKDVSVDLAYTAGLLHGIGKAVLSEYIRQKDPSLGMRLRDVAGADFIKVEEEVLGTNHCEVGAALAEHWNLPRTLHDAIAFYHQPSLAPVDNRYLVYVVHLADFIALIKGRDTGVDGMMYSLDSEYDKYIHIENSAVLDHVIMDVDAEYKKLSEGFEMEAANG, translated from the coding sequence ATGTCAGTTGTTGAATCTATTGTAAGCAGTATACGCCGGTTACCCCCGTTATCGGATGCCGGTGCGCGTCTGATCAGCATGGCTGATAAAGACAGTGTCTCAGCAGGTGCTATGGCGCAGGTTATATCGCGAGATCCGACGCTTGCCGCGCAGATCTTGCGTGTGGCCAATTCTGCGGCATTTCGTAGAAGAGAACGGATTGAGTCCATACAGTTTGCTATTTCGCTGCTGGGAAACAGAACGGTGATGGGCGTTGTGATGGGATTTTGCCTGAGCAGTTATTACGCCAAACCCCTGCGTGGTTATTCAGCGCAGGAGGGGGCACTGTGGTCTCACAGCCTGTGTTCTGCCATTGCTGCTCAAATGGTTGCGCGATTAGCCATTAAGGACGTGTCTGTTGATCTGGCCTATACTGCGGGATTGTTGCATGGCATCGGCAAGGCGGTTTTATCCGAATATATACGACAGAAAGATCCCAGCCTCGGTATGCGTTTGCGGGATGTGGCGGGTGCCGATTTTATTAAAGTAGAGGAAGAAGTGCTGGGAACCAACCATTGTGAGGTTGGTGCCGCCCTTGCGGAACACTGGAATCTGCCTCGGACACTGCATGATGCTATTGCATTTTATCATCAGCCGTCGCTGGCTCCGGTTGATAACCGTTATCTTGTTTATGTTGTTCATCTAGCGGACTTCATTGCGCTCATTAAAGGGCGTGATACAGGGGTCGACGGCATGATGTATTCACTTGATTCAGAGTATGATAAATATATTCACATTGAGAATTCCGCAGTACTTGACCATGTCATTATGGATGTGGATGCCGAGTACAAGAAGTTGAGCGAAGGTTTTGAAATGGAAGCAGCAAACGGGTAG
- a CDS encoding response regulator, which yields MAKILVAEDDVITQKLILAILEKDGHVAFISPNGRHALETLQVNPFDLLITDVMMPELDGRSLIEAMHKHPRLKNIPVIIISAVIKASDVMDLLEHGATFFVPKPLHRADLLEYTNLAVEQASCTAKEKAAR from the coding sequence ATGGCTAAGATTTTGGTGGCAGAAGACGACGTAATTACACAGAAACTCATTTTGGCTATCTTGGAGAAAGACGGTCATGTTGCGTTCATATCTCCTAACGGGCGGCATGCGCTGGAGACATTGCAGGTGAATCCTTTTGATCTGCTTATTACCGATGTCATGATGCCGGAACTGGATGGACGTTCATTGATTGAGGCGATGCATAAGCATCCAAGATTGAAGAACATCCCGGTGATCATCATCTCCGCGGTGATTAAAGCCAGTGATGTGATGGATTTATTAGAACACGGGGCCACATTCTTTGTACCCAAACCGCTTCATCGTGCAGATTTGCTGGAGTACACCAATCTGGCCGTGGAACAGGCATCATGTACGGCGAAAGAAAAGGCGGCAAGGTAA
- a CDS encoding chemotaxis protein CheD — translation MGSTIILGIGEYGASRTAGDVVKTLGLGSCVAVMLLDPSTRTVGMVHIALPDSSIASAEDVKRLPGRFADTALDALLKDMARLGATNCREMIVKMVGGAMIMDPKNTFNIGKRNILAIKKLLWEKGMGARAEDVGGTYSRTVSVSVDTGVVTVYSPGRGQWTV, via the coding sequence ATGGGTTCGACAATCATACTTGGTATAGGCGAATATGGCGCGTCACGAACGGCCGGTGACGTCGTTAAGACGCTTGGGTTAGGATCTTGCGTAGCTGTCATGCTATTGGATCCGTCAACCAGAACAGTGGGGATGGTGCATATTGCTCTTCCCGACTCATCCATTGCTTCAGCAGAAGATGTCAAACGGCTACCCGGAAGATTTGCCGACACGGCACTGGATGCATTGTTAAAGGATATGGCGAGGCTGGGTGCTACCAACTGCCGCGAAATGATTGTAAAAATGGTTGGCGGTGCGATGATTATGGATCCAAAGAATACGTTTAACATTGGGAAACGTAATATACTGGCAATCAAAAAACTTTTATGGGAAAAAGGAATGGGCGCGAGGGCAGAAGACGTGGGCGGGACGTACAGCCGTACGGTCTCGGTATCAGTGGACACTGGTGTTGTAACAGTGTATTCTCCAGGGCGTGGACAGTGGACGGTATAA
- a CDS encoding chemotaxis response regulator protein-glutamate methylesterase, which yields MAINRKVRVMVVDDMALIRDLLARGLAQDPAIEVVGTASDPYIAAKNIPKLKPDVLTLDVEMPRMDGVDFLKKLMPQYPLPVVMVSALTERGKQITLAALEAGAVDFVSKPSVDVARGLNAMMMELRTKVKIASTANVSHWKHHRYETVVKKAEHAGARTYTRALAESTDKVIAIGASTGGTEAIKEVITKFPSTTAGVVIVQHMPGGFTRMFADRLNQLCAMDVKEAEDGDRIMPGRILVAPGGYQCRVVRSGGIYQVDIKAGATVCGHCPSVEVMMQSVAQQVGANAVGVMLTGMGHDGADGMKAMRDAGARTMAQDEQSCVVYGMPKEAYIRGGAEKLVPLKDIADTVMKLLDIRS from the coding sequence ATGGCTATAAATAGAAAAGTTCGTGTGATGGTGGTCGATGATATGGCACTAATCCGCGATTTGTTAGCCCGTGGTCTGGCTCAGGATCCCGCCATTGAGGTGGTCGGCACGGCATCCGATCCTTACATTGCGGCAAAAAATATTCCCAAATTGAAGCCGGACGTGTTGACGCTTGATGTGGAAATGCCGCGTATGGACGGGGTTGATTTTCTGAAAAAACTGATGCCTCAGTATCCGTTGCCCGTGGTGATGGTCAGTGCACTGACTGAACGGGGAAAACAGATTACGCTGGCCGCGCTGGAGGCAGGCGCTGTGGATTTTGTGAGTAAGCCAAGTGTTGATGTGGCTCGCGGATTGAATGCCATGATGATGGAGCTGCGTACGAAGGTTAAGATCGCATCCACAGCCAATGTGTCGCACTGGAAACATCATCGCTATGAAACGGTTGTGAAAAAAGCGGAGCATGCGGGAGCACGGACGTATACCCGTGCATTAGCGGAATCCACGGATAAAGTGATTGCCATCGGTGCCTCCACCGGCGGAACAGAGGCGATCAAAGAAGTGATTACAAAATTCCCATCTACTACGGCCGGTGTGGTCATTGTGCAGCATATGCCCGGGGGGTTTACCAGAATGTTTGCGGATCGACTGAATCAGTTATGTGCGATGGATGTCAAAGAAGCAGAAGACGGCGATCGTATCATGCCTGGGCGTATCCTGGTAGCCCCTGGCGGATATCAGTGCAGGGTTGTGCGGTCGGGCGGTATTTATCAGGTCGACATAAAGGCGGGAGCCACTGTTTGCGGGCACTGTCCGTCGGTTGAAGTGATGATGCAGTCGGTGGCGCAACAGGTGGGAGCCAATGCGGTGGGGGTTATGCTCACAGGAATGGGGCATGACGGTGCTGATGGGATGAAAGCGATGCGGGATGCCGGAGCTCGCACCATGGCGCAGGATGAACAGAGCTGCGTCGTGTACGGTATGCCCAAGGAGGCATATATAAGAGGTGGCGCAGAGAAACTTGTTCCACTTAAGGATATTGCAGATACAGTGATGAAATTGCTGGATATACGATCATGA
- a CDS encoding protein-glutamate O-methyltransferase CheR translates to MMSITDEEFGRIRSLVYSKFGINLTEQKRSLVVGRLQKLVRQRGMHSFQEYITYVMGDTSGEALDTLVNRISTNHTFFFREKEHFNFLQQVVLPEITGCIGSAKKDFRLWCAACSSGEEAYGLMMTLIDYFGSAFSQWDAGILATDISANVLGIAKRGVYPSDRVKDVPASVKSKFFRKKSEDEWEVSERLRNEVTFRRLNLMNKQFPFKRKFHVIFCRNVMIYFDQETREALVQRFYDSLEPGGYLFIGHSETIRRESCRFNYVRPAVYRKPEG, encoded by the coding sequence ATGATGAGTATCACCGACGAAGAGTTCGGAAGGATTCGTTCGCTGGTTTATTCCAAGTTTGGCATCAATTTAACAGAGCAGAAACGATCCCTGGTTGTGGGGCGCCTTCAGAAGCTGGTGCGTCAGCGGGGGATGCATTCGTTTCAGGAATACATCACCTACGTCATGGGCGATACGTCGGGCGAAGCACTGGATACGCTGGTTAATCGTATTTCGACCAATCATACGTTCTTTTTTCGGGAGAAGGAGCATTTTAATTTTTTGCAGCAAGTGGTGCTTCCGGAAATCACTGGATGCATTGGCAGTGCAAAAAAGGATTTCAGGCTGTGGTGTGCCGCCTGTTCATCCGGCGAAGAAGCCTATGGTTTGATGATGACACTAATTGATTATTTCGGTTCTGCGTTTAGTCAGTGGGATGCAGGGATTCTGGCCACGGATATTTCGGCCAATGTATTGGGTATTGCCAAGAGGGGCGTCTATCCGTCTGATCGGGTCAAAGATGTGCCTGCGTCCGTTAAATCTAAGTTCTTCAGGAAGAAAAGTGAAGATGAGTGGGAAGTCTCTGAGCGGCTGCGAAATGAGGTGACCTTTCGTCGTTTAAATTTGATGAATAAACAATTTCCTTTTAAACGAAAATTTCACGTGATATTCTGTCGCAATGTTATGATTTACTTTGATCAGGAAACAAGAGAGGCTCTCGTTCAGCGCTTTTATGATTCGCTGGAACCGGGCGGGTATTTGTTTATCGGTCATTCAGAAACGATTCGGCGGGAAAGCTGCCGGTTTAATTATGTTCGGCCTGCTGTATATCGTAAGCCGGAAGGATGA